In Mobula hypostoma chromosome 12, sMobHyp1.1, whole genome shotgun sequence, one DNA window encodes the following:
- the LOC134355113 gene encoding glia maturation factor gamma-like, whose translation MSDSLVVCDVDSELLARLKKFRFRKETSNAAIIIKVDKESQKMVLEEEHEDISPDSLRMELPERQPRFIVYSYKYVHHDKRVSYPMCLIFSSPQGCNPQQQVMYAGSKNRLVQASEITKVFEIRNTEELTENWLCEKLAFFR comes from the exons ATG TCGGACTCGCTGGTCGTCTGTGACGTGGACTCCGAGCTCCTGgcccggctgaagaaattccgcTTCCGCAAGGAGACCTCCAATGCTGCCATCATCA TTAAAGTTGACAAAGAAAGCCAGAAGATGGTGTTGGAAGAGGAACATGAG GACATTTCACCAGATTCACTCAGAATGGAACTACCAGAGAGGCAACCTC GATTCATAGTTTACAGCTATAAGTATGTGCATCACGACAAGAGGGTGTCCTACCCAATGTGCCTGATCTTCAGCAGCCCGCAGG GTTGTAATCCCCAACAGCAGGTGATGTACGCTGGGAGTAAAAACAGATTGGTTCAGGCTTCAGAAATCACCAAG GTTTTCGAGATTCGGAACACCGAGGAGCTCACCGAAAACTGGTTGTGCGAGAAGCTGGCGTTTTTCCGCTGA